In the genome of Zobellia nedashkovskayae, the window GCTATTTGTTATGTTTGTGAGTCTATGGAAAATGAAGATTACAAAGACCGAGATATAAGTTGGCTGTTTTTTAATGAAAGGGTATTACTAGAAGCTGCCAGCTCCACTACTCCCCTACTAGAACGCCTAAAATTTCTAGCCATCTTCTCGTCTAATCTTGACGAATTCTTTAAAGTCCGCATATCTCAGTTACGTCAGCTAAAGTCCGTTGACAAATCGTTGCGAAAGAAATTGATTTCAAAACCGAATAAGAAGCTGAAAAAAATTCTTCGCATCATTCATGAGCAACAACAACGTTTTGGTGCTATTATGGAAGCTATTTTTAAAGAGTTGTTAAAAGAAGATATCCACTTTATAACTGATGAAGAAGTTACCAGCGAGCAAAAAGCTTTTCTCAACACCTTATTTAAAAGTATTTCGGCTGATTGTGAAGTTTTGACGACGGATGAGAACCCTAAATTATCTGACGGTGGTTTGTATCTTTTCGTAGCACAAGCTAATGATACATATCACTTCGTTAAAATACCTACAGACCTACATAACCGTTTCGTTCAAATTCCCGGGAATGGCCATTCGTTTATCTTTTTAGATGATGTGGTAAAAATGCACCTGAATCAATTATTACCAGAAGGAGCTATTGAAGGTAGTTACTCCATAAAGCTCTCTAGGGATGCTGAGTTGTATCTAGAAGACGATTTTGGGGACACACCGTTAGCTGATCAGATTTATGATGCATTGCATCAACGGAAGTCAGGCCAGCCTACACGGCTACTATATGATGCTAATATGCCGGAATCCTATAAAGAGATTATTAGAAAAACATTGGATATTGGTAATATCGACCTTTTTCCAGGAGGACGCTACCATAATCTTTCAGACTTTTTCGGTTTTGACAACCCTACTGACAATCCGGACTTAACATATAAAATTCAAGTTCCTTTGCCTCACCCTATTTTATCGAGAACAAAAGACTTTTTTGCTTCCATAAGAGAAAAGGACCAGCTAGTTCATTTTCCCTATCAGAGTTTTGATGCGGTAGAAAATTTTATCGTTGCAGCAGCAAAAGATGATAAGGTAAGGCACATTAAAATCTCATTGTATCGTATTGCAAAAGCATCG includes:
- the ppk1 gene encoding polyphosphate kinase 1; the encoded protein is MENEDYKDRDISWLFFNERVLLEAASSTTPLLERLKFLAIFSSNLDEFFKVRISQLRQLKSVDKSLRKKLISKPNKKLKKILRIIHEQQQRFGAIMEAIFKELLKEDIHFITDEEVTSEQKAFLNTLFKSISADCEVLTTDENPKLSDGGLYLFVAQANDTYHFVKIPTDLHNRFVQIPGNGHSFIFLDDVVKMHLNQLLPEGAIEGSYSIKLSRDAELYLEDDFGDTPLADQIYDALHQRKSGQPTRLLYDANMPESYKEIIRKTLDIGNIDLFPGGRYHNLSDFFGFDNPTDNPDLTYKIQVPLPHPILSRTKDFFASIREKDQLVHFPYQSFDAVENFIVAAAKDDKVRHIKISLYRIAKASVLTDALLLALENGKKVTIFVEAKARFDEKNNIEWGNIFQDKGAKVFFSIPNIKVHSKIALIERTEADSLKRYAYIGTGNFNAKTSSIYCDHGLFTANPQVTADLHQVFSTLERHLIIPKLKRLLVSPFNTRNVFLQSIENEIKNSKKGLPAKVTAKMNSLEDKTMIDALYRASEAGVHVRLIVRGFSCLIPKPASELPSASEPILITSIVDRYLEHGRIYLFHNNGDEKMYIGSADWMTRNLDRRIEVLTPILDSDIFNELNDILKLQLNDSAKARVQDSDDSNTLIDLQQENPIRSQYAIYEYLKAKDENVLS